From Glycine soja cultivar W05 chromosome 4, ASM419377v2, whole genome shotgun sequence, the proteins below share one genomic window:
- the LOC114409320 gene encoding early endosome antigen 1-like isoform X2, protein MEVNLESHYIQVTVQLLTSKTGFREFEQQRELRERGLQTTSDQGTHDESADSKESSPDQNANNHMNKVHSRVKLKRESKDLPRISSLEGESGVNEDYADSAAGFDGSSSTSESIYTEKHDISSTHEVDSLKSTISGDLGGLSLSQSPQPEKGEAPDNQFPAQGSERVHDWSIDYSAANSLAAASEDRSSNRLMGNLDAVESSILDLKLKVSSLQNHADEIGVETHKFSEQLAAEISSGEELVKEVAVLKSECSKFRDEFEQLKSSKLSLALPHKEPTGTDRDKLFQNLQHKWHKGLLLMEGKIRDIQKVSLGFPERDFRFLNLELEALAEILQNLKQESGEPISGAKVVNERENKKMDMHKSEQFLTDIGSDTGLFQPESMTHYLTIPGLVSHEFDSVDPALAMKEKVFELLRELDESKTERESLVRKMDQMECYYEALIQELEQNQRQMMAELQNLRNEHSTCMYTISAGKSEMEKMHQNMNEQIMKFAEDKHILESLNSDFERRAISAEAALKRARLNYSIAVGQLQKDLELLSCQVLSMHETNENLIKQTLSDSSLPNADGSPEPVTYPKISEGRTFNRSLCQNHSSSLQRQHLGEDILLSDLKRSLQLQEGLYRQVEEEISQMHFVNIYSDVFSKALQETLLEASLDIQLMKEKIVQLSQQLELTNESNELLVLRLQNAMNDILSLNEYKEICTAKSNDIALQNQILEANLKDLAHENNLLTEKINELEVLLTEYRSYEGKYMACSTENSELRSLLKKESLGKKHLHDEISILQEELKSIRTKFDEQVSMKDNLQNNAIFLSKKLQKLLASYEERHSELSLCSRSACLDSECEDVEGLLLQLEELQQSAFHRILLLIEEKEILVHEKLMAQVSLNTAESDVLVMKQKVEHDLQEMVQKITVSGALLQKLQLNFEVIINRINAGFEAEELYSQHHKEFLSGLDHLEAELQQLNSRNQDLAQEIIKLDTSSSDLEMCKLTLATIKEEKKDLESSLQEKTEESTKISSELDFLKKNLDSLHNELHAEKTVREKLEKTVSDLTTELNEKQRQLQGKKDLESSLHERAEEAAKISSEVDFLKKNLHSLHSELHAEKTVREKLEKTISDLTTELNEKQTQLQGKKDLESSLQERAEESAKISSELNFLEKNLYSLHTELHAEKIVREKLEKTVSDLTTELNEKQCQLQDSDLKRQELVHLKQMVTDLEFENSRISDLLQKSEKHLTDALKESSSISCLETQLSEMHEFCIATDVVMTFTRAQFEDHMEELAQKLHSTCWQLDVVHKKNLDVESELDGYLSRERTCIEENTRLLTSLDFVKSEIDVLTAQNRALIDQNSANMLELKEHKSRTEKISDTYVRERQSVPEVARLEQLLASCCRNAEELFLSKEAAEFKCIVLLGKLDELETAFTSLKQSDNELIRLQNQCNELTKRLAEQVLKTEEFKNLSIHLKELKDKAEAECANAHDRRGPEGPPVAMQESLRIAFIKEQYESKLQELRQQLSLSKNHSEEMLWKLQDAVDETEKRKKSEASQIKINEELGMKILELEAELQAVLSDKRNLLNAYDLLKAEKECSVISLECCKQEKQELEASLVKCNEEKSKIEVELTLAKELVETSGSHVNSLNEGNGTFSSLNPQENSTHAACSHEPESASINMQSKDPLAFSVMNGCQTLGTEKDLQLEEVMKHVASTQSLKSSIDHLNKELERMKNENMLPSVDGQSHESSFPGLQRELMQLHEANQELGNIFPVFDKFSISGNALERVLALEIELAEVLRTKRSSNIQFQSSFLKQHSDEEAVFRSFRDINELIKDMLELKARHSAVETELKEMHDRYSQLSLQFAEVEGERQKLMMTIKNTRASKKASN, encoded by the exons ATGGAAGTGAACCTGGAGTCGCACTACAT CCAGGTTACAGTGCAGCTTCTCACTTCCAAAACTGGTTTCAG AGAATTTGAGCAGCAGAGGGAACTCAGAGAGAGGGGTCTACAGACAACCTCTGACCAAGGAACTCATGATGAATCTGCTGATAGCAAAGAGTCATCACCTGACCAGAATGCCAATAATCATATGAATAAG GTTCATTCAAGAGTGAAATTGAAAAGAGAATCTAAAGATCTCCCCCGTATTTCTTCACTTGAAGGAGAATCAGGGGTAAATGAAGATTATGCTGACTCAGCTGCTGGCTTTGATGGCTCGTCTAGTACTTCTGAAAGCATATATACAGAGAAGCATGATATCTCCAGTACACATGAAGTGGACAGTCTTAAAAGCACAATCTCTGGTGATTTAGGTGGACTATCCCTCAGTCAAAGTCCTCAGCCAGAGAAAGGAGAGGCACCTGATAATCAGTTTCCAGCACAGGGTAGTGAGCGGGTTCATGATTGGAGCATAGACTATTCAGCTGCCAATAGTTTGGCTGCTGCTTCTGAAGATAGGAGCAGTAACAGACTTATGGGAAATTTGGATGCAGTTGAGTCGTCTATTCTTGATCTAAAACTGAAGGTAAGTTCTTTGCAAAACCATGCTGATGAAATAGGTGTTGAAACACACAAGTTTTCTGAGCAACTTGCTGCTGAGATTTCATCAGGAGAAGAGTTAGTAAAGGAGGTTGCAGTACTAAAATCAGAGTGTTCAAAGTTTAGAGATGAGTTTGAGCAACTTAAAAGTTCTAAGTTGAGCTTAGCATTACCTCACAAAGAACCTACTGGTACAGATCGGgacaaattatttcaaaatttacagCATAAATGGCATAAGGGGCTTTTGCTCATGGAAGGGAAGATAAGAGATATTCAGAAAGTGTCTTTGGGATTTCCTGAAAGGGATTTTAGGTTCCTTAACTTGGAGTTAGAAGCACTGGCTGAGATTTTGCAGAATCTCAAACAAGAATCTGGAGAGCCAATTTCAGGGGCCAAAGTTGTCAAcgaaagagagaacaagaaaaTGGATATGCATAAAAGTGAACAATTTTTAACAGATATTGGGTCTGATACAGGTTTATTTCAACCTGAAAGCATGACTCATTATCTTACCATACCTGGCCTTGTGTCTCATGAGTTTGATTCTGTTGATCCTGCCCTTGCTATGAAAGAAAAAGTTTTTGAACTTCTAAGAGAGTTAGATGAGTCCAAAACTGAAAGGGAAAGCCTTGTACGGAAAATGGACCAGATGGAGTGCTACTATGAAGCTTTGATTCAGGAACTTGAGCAGAATCAAAGGCAGATGATGGCTGAGTTGCAGAACCTCAGGAATGAACATTCTACTTGTATGTACACAATTTCTGCTGGTAAGTCTGAGATGGAGAAAATGCACCAGAATATGAATGAGCAGATAATGAAATTTGCTGAAGACAAGCACATTTTGGAATCTCTGAACAGTGACTTTGAAAGAAGGGCTATTTCAGCTGAAGCAGCCCTTAAAAGGGCCAGATTGAACTATTCTATTGCTGTTGGTCAATTGCAAAAAGATCTTGAACTGCTTTCTTGCCAGGTTCTTTCTATGCATGAGACAAATGAAAATCTCATAAAGCAAACCCTTTCTGATTCTTCACTTCCAAACGCTGATGGTAGCCCAGAACCAGTGACATATCCTAAAATTTCAGAAGGTCGTACTTTCAATCGATCGCTATGTCAAAATCACAGTTCTTCCTTACAAAGACAACATTTGGGTGAAGACATTTTACTTAGCGATTTGAAAAGATCACTTCAGTTGCAAGAGGGGTTATACAGACAGGTTGAAGAAGAAATCAGTCAAATgcattttgtaaatatatacTCAGATGTGTTTTCTAAGGCTCTGCAAGAAACATTGCTTGAAGCAAGTCTTGACATTCAActcatgaaagagaaaattgtTCAACTCTCTCAGCAGCTGGAGCTTACAAATGAATCCAACGAGTTACTGGTGTTGAGGTTGCAGAATGCTATGAATGATATCCTCTCGCTAAATGAGTACAAGGAGATTTGCACTGCAAAGAGCAATGATATTGCTCTCCAGAACCAAATTTTAGAGGCAAATTTAAAAGATCTTGCTCATGAAAACAATCTCCTTACTGAGAAAATTAATGAGTTGGAAGTTCTTCTGACAGAGTATAGAAGTTATGAGGGCAAGTACATGGCATGCAGTACAGAAAACTCAGAGTTGAGAAGTTTATTGAAAAAAGAGAGCCTAGGAAAGAAACATCTTCATGATGAAATATCCATTTTGCAGGAAGAGTTAAAATCTATCAGAACTAAATTTGACGAGCAAGTTTCAATGAAGGATAATCTGCAGAATAATGCCatctttttatctaaaaagttgcagaaattgcTTGCATCATATGAAGAAAGACACAGTGAACTTTCTCTTTGTAGTAGATCTGCTTGTTTGGATTCAGAATGTGAAGATGTAGAAGGTCTCTTATTGCAACTAGAAGAGCTGCAACAAAGTGCATTTCATAGAATCCTACTACTCATTGAAGAGAAGGAGATTTTAGTGCATGAAAAACTTATGGCTCAAGTATCTTTAAATACCGCAGAATCAGATGTTCTAGTCATGAAACAGAAGGTTGAGCATGATTTGCAAGAGATGGTACAGAAGATAACTGTGTCAGGTGCCCTGTTGCAGAAACTTCAGTTAAATTTTGAGGTGATCATTAACAGGATTAATGCTGGTTTTGAAGCTGAAGAATTATATTCTCAGCATCACAAAGAGTTTTTGTCTGGTCTGGACCATTTGGAAGCTGAGCTACAACAACTTAATTCCAGAAATCAGGACCTTGCTCAAGAAATAATAAAGCTAGATACTTCATCAAGTGACCTTGAAATGTGTAAGCTGACCTTAGCAACAatcaaagaggaaaagaaagattTAGAGTCGTCTTTACAGGAAAAAACAGAAGAATCTACTAAGATTTCATCTGAGCTTGATTTTTTGAAGAAGAACTTGGATTCTCTACATAATGAGTTGCATGCTGAGAAAACTGTAAGagaaaaattagagaaaacAGTTTCCGATCTTACCACAGAATTGAATGAGAAGCAACGTCAGCTGCAGGGAAAGAAAGATTTGGAGTCATCTTTACATGAAAGAGCAGAAGAAGCTGCTAAGATTTCATCTGAGGTTGATTTTTTGAAGAAGAACTTGCATTCTCTGCATTCTGAGTTGCATGCTGAGAAAACTGTCAGAGAAAAGTTGGAGAAAACAATTTCCGATCTTACCACAGAATTGAACGAGAAGCAAACCCAGCTGCAGGGAAAGAAAGATTTGGAATCATCTTTACAGGAAAGAGCTGAAGAATCCGCCAAGATTTCATCTGAGCTTAATTTTTTGGAGAAGAACTTGTATTCTCTGCATACTGAGTTGCATGCTGAGAAAATTGTCAGAGAAAAGTTGGAGAAAACAGTTTCAGATCTTACCACAGAATTGAATGAGAAGCAATGCCAGCTTCAGGATTCTGATCTGAAAAGACAAGAACTTGTCCATCTCAAGCAAATGGTGACAGACTtagaatttgaaaattcaaGAATATCAGATTTGCTACAGAAATCTGAGAAACATCTTACAGATGCTTTAAAAGAATCTTCTTCTATTAGTTGTCTGGAAACTCAGTTATCTGAAATGCATGAATTTTGCATAGCTACAGATGTTGTCATGACTTTCACCAGAGCTCAGTTTGAGGATCATATGGAGGAGCTTGCTCAGAAGCTTCATTCCACTTGCTGGCAACTTGATGTGGTCCACAAGAAGAATCTTGATGTAGAATCTGAATTGGATGGCTATCTTTCAAGAGAACGGACTTGCATTGAAGAAAATACAAGATTGTTGACGAGTCTTGACTTTGTGAAATCTGAGATAGATGTCTTGACCGCTCAGAATAGAGCACTAATTGATCAAAACAGTGCAAATATGTTGGAGCTTAAGGAGCATAAGAGTAGGACAGAGAAGATCAGTGATACTTATGTGCGTGAAAGACAGAGTGTCCCTGAGGTTGCAAGGCTGGAGCAATTGCTGGCAAGTTGTTGCAGAAATGCTGAAGAACTCTTTTTGTCCAAGGAAGCAGCTGAATTCAAGTGTATAGTTCTCCTGGGAAAATTGGATGAACTGGAAACTGCATTCACTTCATTAAAACAATCTGATAATGAGCTGATAAGGCTGCAGAACCAATGCAATGAACTTACCAAGAGGCTTGCTGAACAAGTTTTGAAAACAGAGGAGTTTAAGAATTTGTCTATTCATTTGAAGGAACTGAAAGACAAAGCAGAGGCTGAGTGTGCTAATGCTCATGACAGAAGAGGACCTGAAGGACCACCGGTTGCTATGCAGGAGTCCTTGAGAATTGCATTTATCAAGGAGCAATATGAATCAAAGTTGCAAGAACTAAGACAACAGCTGTCTTTGTCAAAAAATCATAGTGAGGAAATGCTGTGGAAACTACAAGATGCAGTTGATGAaactgagaaaagaaaaaagtctgaagcttctcaaataaaaattaatgaagagtTGGGGATGAAGATCTTGGAATTGGAGGCTGAGTTACAGGCTGTACTTTCTGATAAACGCAATTTGTTAAATGCTTATGACCTGCTAAAGGCTGAAAAGGAGTGTTCAGTGATAAGCCTTGAATGTTGTAAACAAGAAAAGCAAGAGCTTGAAGCTTCTCTTGTAAAATGCAATGAGGAGAAGTCCAAAATCGAAGTAGAGCTTACCTTGGCGAAGGAATTGGTTGAGACTTCGGGATCTCATGTGAATTCTCTGAATGAGGGCAATGGTACATTCTCTTCATTGAATCCTCAAGAAAATTCTACTCATGCTGCTTGCAGTCATGAGCCAGAGAGTGCAAGCATCAATATGCAATCCAAG GATCCTCTTGCATTTAGTGTTATGAATGGATGCCAAACTCTTGGAACTGAAAAGGACTTGCAACTAGAAGAAGTAATGAAGCATGTGGCATCAACTCAAAGTTTGAAATCTAGCATTGATCACTTGAATAAGGAG TTGGAAAGGATGAAAAACGAGAATATGCTTCCTTCAGTAGACGGTCAAAGCCACGAGTCAAGTTTTCCAGGTCTACAAAGAGAACTGATGCAATTACACGAG GCCAATCAAGAGTTAGGAAACATATTCCCTGTTTTCGATAAATTCTCTATCAGCGGTAATGCATTAGAAAGGGTGCTCGCTTTGGAGATTGAGCTTGCTGAAGTGCTGCGGACGAAGAGGTCGTCAAACATCCAATTTCAGAG TTCTTTCTTGAAACAGCACAGTGATGAAGAAGCAGTATTCAGAAGTTTTAGGGACATCAATGAGCTAATTAAAGACATGTTAGAACTAAAGGCAAGACATTCTGCTGTGGAGACAGAACTGAAAGAGATGCATGACCGTTACTCTCAGTTAAGTCTTCAATTTGCAGAGGTTGAAGGTGAGAGGCAAAAACTCATGATGACTATTAAGAATACAAGAGCATCCAAGAAGGCTTCAAATTAA